A DNA window from Methylobacterium sp. NMS14P contains the following coding sequences:
- the msrB gene encoding peptide-methionine (R)-S-oxide reductase MsrB has protein sequence MADTPTTSPETRSDDEWRSALTPEQYRVLREHGTERAGTSCLLAEKRAGTFTCAGCGQPLFEQGTKFESGTGWPSFFEPIDGAVETTVDRSHWMVRTEVHCARCQGHLGHVFDDGPAPTGLRYCMNGAAMNFEPAD, from the coding sequence ATGGCCGACACGCCGACCACCAGCCCGGAGACCCGCAGCGACGACGAGTGGCGCTCGGCGCTGACGCCGGAGCAGTACCGGGTCCTGCGCGAGCACGGCACGGAGCGGGCCGGCACGAGCTGCCTGCTCGCCGAGAAGCGGGCCGGGACTTTCACCTGCGCCGGCTGCGGGCAGCCGCTGTTCGAGCAGGGCACCAAGTTCGAGTCCGGGACCGGCTGGCCGAGCTTCTTCGAGCCGATCGACGGCGCCGTCGAGACCACGGTGGACCGCAGCCACTGGATGGTCCGCACCGAGGTGCACTGCGCCCGCTGCCAGGGCCATCTCGGCCACGTCTTCGACGACGGCCCGGCGCCGACCGGCCTGCGCTACTGCATGAACGGCGCGGCGATGAATTTCGAGCCGGCCGATTGA